The proteins below come from a single Crossiella sp. CA-258035 genomic window:
- a CDS encoding PfkB family carbohydrate kinase has product MSSQPPTEFDVLLSGPVFLDLIFTGLPQLPESGTEVWASGLGSSPGGIANLAVALARLQLRTTLASAFGEDMYGDFCWDTLANQEQVDLSHSRRFYGWHSPVTVSLAINRDRSMVTHGHPSPVTADELLTEPPKVRACFVHVDHESDNWVRTAKANGALLFADVGWDPTDQWRPELIQQLHGYDVFLPNTVEALRYTRQDDVRVAARQLSEVVPTVVVTRAGGGAYAVDSATGEEADVSGINVAAMDPTGAGDVFGAGFTYGTLAGWPLVDRVRFANLCAALSVQHFGGSLSAPGWCDIAAWWRHLGRREDEALRGYHFLEDLLPTHGCATVRRASATIGLRGRP; this is encoded by the coding sequence GTGTCGAGCCAGCCGCCTACCGAGTTCGACGTCCTGTTGTCCGGTCCGGTCTTCCTGGACCTGATCTTCACCGGACTGCCCCAGCTACCCGAGAGCGGCACCGAGGTGTGGGCCAGCGGCCTGGGCTCCAGTCCCGGCGGCATCGCCAACCTCGCCGTCGCGCTGGCCCGCCTCCAGCTGCGCACCACCCTGGCCTCGGCCTTCGGCGAGGACATGTACGGCGACTTCTGCTGGGACACCCTGGCCAACCAGGAACAGGTCGACCTCAGCCACTCCCGCCGCTTCTACGGCTGGCACTCCCCGGTCACCGTCTCCCTGGCCATCAACCGCGACCGCAGCATGGTCACCCACGGCCACCCCTCCCCGGTCACCGCGGACGAGCTGCTCACCGAACCGCCCAAGGTGCGCGCCTGCTTCGTGCACGTCGACCACGAGAGCGACAACTGGGTGCGCACCGCCAAGGCCAACGGCGCGCTGCTGTTCGCCGACGTCGGCTGGGACCCCACCGACCAGTGGCGGCCCGAGCTGATCCAGCAGCTGCACGGCTACGACGTGTTCCTGCCGAACACGGTGGAGGCGCTGCGCTACACCCGCCAGGACGACGTTCGGGTGGCCGCCCGGCAGCTGTCGGAGGTGGTGCCAACCGTGGTGGTCACCAGGGCAGGCGGCGGGGCCTACGCGGTGGACTCGGCCACCGGCGAGGAGGCCGACGTGAGCGGCATCAACGTGGCCGCCATGGACCCCACCGGCGCCGGCGACGTCTTCGGCGCCGGGTTCACCTACGGCACCCTGGCCGGGTGGCCGCTGGTGGACCGGGTGCGCTTCGCCAACCTGTGCGCCGCGCTGTCGGTGCAGCACTTCGGCGGCTCGCTGTCCGCGCCCGGCTGGTGCGACATCGCCGCCTGGTGGCGGCACCTGGGCCGGCGCGAGGACGAGGCGCTGCGCGGATACCACTTCCTGGAGGACCTGCTTCCCACTCATGGCTGTGCCACGGTGCGCAGGGCAAGTGCCACGATCGGATTGCGGGGCAGGCCGTAG
- a CDS encoding 6-phospho-beta-glucosidase: MRLVILGGGGFRVPLVHGRLLADPDRLVDELVLHDVSQDRLSAVTAVLDAQAADAPWRPKLVTRTHLDDALRGADVVFSAIRVGGLAGRSADERHAIEAGLLGQETVGAGGISYALRTVPVAMDIAERIARYCPDAWTINFTNPAGTVTEAMSAVLGDRVIGICDSPIGLCRRVAAALDIPVEQAWFDYAGLNHLGWLRGVQVNGRDRLPELLADETKLRSFEEGRLFEPDWLRALGAIPNEYLHYYYYARETTTEIAANPQPRGEYLRHQQAAFYERALADPSTALTAWQETRAERERTYLAEARQIAEAGDRETCDTDGGGYEQVALDLMAAITANRAATMILNVRNRGALPGLDADAVVELPCLVDSNGARPIAVDPLDGPALSLVQRVKAVERETIAAARTGSREKALRALAGHPLVDSVRAAREVLGATEW; the protein is encoded by the coding sequence GTGAGACTGGTGATCCTCGGCGGTGGCGGTTTCCGCGTTCCCCTGGTGCACGGCCGGTTGCTGGCCGATCCGGACCGGCTGGTCGACGAGCTGGTGCTGCACGACGTGTCCCAGGACCGCCTCAGCGCGGTGACCGCGGTGCTGGACGCCCAGGCCGCCGACGCGCCCTGGCGGCCCAAGCTGGTCACCCGAACCCACCTGGATGACGCCCTGCGCGGCGCGGACGTGGTCTTCTCCGCCATCCGCGTCGGCGGTCTGGCCGGCCGCAGCGCCGACGAACGCCACGCCATCGAAGCGGGCCTGCTCGGTCAGGAGACGGTGGGCGCGGGCGGCATCAGCTACGCGCTGCGCACCGTCCCGGTGGCCATGGACATCGCCGAACGCATCGCCCGCTACTGCCCCGACGCGTGGACGATCAACTTCACCAACCCCGCGGGCACCGTCACCGAGGCGATGTCCGCGGTGCTCGGCGACCGCGTCATCGGCATCTGCGACTCCCCCATCGGCCTGTGCCGCCGAGTCGCCGCGGCATTGGACATCCCGGTCGAGCAAGCCTGGTTCGACTACGCGGGCCTCAACCACCTCGGCTGGCTGCGCGGCGTCCAGGTCAACGGCCGCGACCGCCTGCCAGAGCTGTTGGCGGATGAGACCAAGCTCCGCTCCTTCGAGGAGGGCCGCCTGTTCGAGCCAGATTGGTTGCGAGCCCTGGGCGCCATTCCGAACGAATACCTGCACTATTACTACTACGCCCGCGAGACCACCACCGAGATCGCGGCCAACCCCCAGCCCCGCGGCGAGTACCTCCGCCACCAGCAGGCGGCCTTCTACGAACGCGCCCTGGCCGACCCCAGCACTGCCCTGACGGCCTGGCAGGAAACCCGCGCCGAACGCGAACGCACCTACCTCGCCGAAGCCCGCCAGATCGCCGAAGCCGGCGACCGCGAAACCTGCGACACCGACGGCGGCGGCTACGAACAAGTCGCCCTGGACCTGATGGCAGCGATCACCGCCAACCGCGCCGCCACGATGATCCTCAACGTCCGCAACCGGGGCGCGCTGCCGGGACTGGACGCGGACGCGGTGGTCGAGCTGCCGTGCCTGGTGGACTCCAACGGGGCGCGGCCGATCGCGGTGGATCCGCTGGACGGGCCCGCGTTGAGCTTGGTGCAGCGGGTGAAGGCGGTGGAGCGGGAGACGATCGCGGCGGCCCGGACGGGGAGCCGGGAGAAGGCGTTGCGGGCGCTGGCGGGGCATCCGCTGGTGGATTCGGTGCGGGCGGCGCGGGAGGTGCTGGGCGCGACCGAGTGGTGA
- a CDS encoding Gfo/Idh/MocA family oxidoreductase yields MAGKVAVIGLGDIARKAYLPTITARAGLDLHLMTRNPARLADVADQYRVPEPRRFTDLDELLAHGLDAAFVHVPTTAHAATVRRLLAAGVPTYVDKPLDDSLAGARALVELAERLGVPLMVGFNRRYVPAYAEAARGARDLVVLQKNQDGGSGGVREIVFDDFIHVVDTLRFLVPGPIERTFIGGVVTEGELEQVSLTVVGGGFTAIGTMHRRAGAKQERLEVTGGGVKVEVTDLGQVTRHEGGRVTRQTEDGWAPVARRRGIEQVCTAFLAGELPDLREALRTHELCEQVVTELTEGGAVG; encoded by the coding sequence TTGGCGGGCAAGGTCGCGGTGATCGGTTTGGGCGACATCGCGCGGAAGGCGTACCTGCCCACGATCACGGCCCGGGCGGGACTGGACCTGCACCTGATGACCAGGAACCCGGCGCGGCTGGCCGACGTCGCCGATCAGTACCGGGTTCCCGAACCGCGGCGGTTCACCGATCTGGATGAGTTGCTGGCACACGGACTCGACGCGGCGTTCGTGCACGTGCCGACCACGGCGCACGCGGCAACGGTGCGCCGGTTGCTGGCGGCCGGGGTGCCGACCTATGTGGACAAGCCCCTCGACGACAGCTTGGCTGGGGCGCGGGCGCTGGTGGAGCTGGCCGAGCGGCTCGGGGTGCCGCTGATGGTCGGGTTCAACCGCCGTTACGTGCCCGCCTACGCCGAGGCGGCGCGCGGCGCGCGGGACCTGGTGGTGTTGCAGAAGAACCAGGACGGCGGAAGCGGCGGGGTGCGTGAGATCGTCTTCGACGACTTCATCCACGTGGTGGACACCCTGCGGTTCCTGGTGCCGGGCCCGATCGAGCGAACTTTCATCGGCGGTGTGGTCACCGAGGGCGAGCTCGAACAGGTCAGCCTGACCGTGGTAGGCGGCGGGTTCACCGCGATCGGCACCATGCACCGGCGGGCCGGGGCCAAGCAGGAACGGCTGGAGGTCACCGGTGGCGGGGTGAAGGTCGAGGTGACGGACCTGGGCCAGGTGACCCGGCACGAGGGCGGGCGGGTGACCCGGCAGACGGAGGACGGGTGGGCGCCGGTGGCGCGGCGGCGCGGGATCGAGCAGGTGTGCACGGCGTTCCTGGCGGGGGAGCTGCCGGACCTGCGGGAGGCGCTGCGGACGCACGAGCTGTGCGAGCAGGTGGTGACGGAGCTGACGGAGGGCGGGGCGGTCGGCTAG
- a CDS encoding MBL fold metallo-hydrolase produces METEHLLPNLTQLTFPVGQAYLWRDGDEATLIDTGLAGYGERVRAVVTGLGATLRRIVLTHWHGDHAGSAAEIVAWSGAEVIAHRADAAVIRGEAAGLPPVFTGEWERELHGQISPGVPAHEACRVDREVEDGDVLAFGGGARVVGMPGHTPGSIAVWLPGGVVFVGDVVANVGELSVGVFNVDSRLAARSVVGLSGLEFDVVCFGHGPALRSGGADRLRELAAGLAG; encoded by the coding sequence ATGGAGACCGAACACCTGCTGCCCAACCTGACCCAGCTGACCTTCCCGGTGGGCCAGGCGTACCTGTGGCGCGACGGGGACGAGGCGACCCTGATCGACACGGGGCTGGCCGGGTACGGCGAGCGGGTGCGCGCGGTGGTGACCGGGCTGGGGGCCACGCTGCGGCGGATCGTGTTGACGCACTGGCACGGCGACCACGCCGGCAGCGCCGCGGAGATCGTGGCCTGGAGCGGGGCCGAGGTGATCGCGCACCGGGCGGACGCGGCGGTGATCCGGGGAGAGGCGGCGGGGTTGCCGCCGGTGTTCACCGGGGAGTGGGAGCGGGAGCTGCACGGGCAGATCTCGCCAGGGGTGCCCGCGCACGAGGCGTGCCGGGTGGACCGGGAGGTGGAGGACGGGGACGTGCTGGCGTTCGGCGGCGGGGCGCGGGTGGTGGGGATGCCGGGGCACACGCCGGGCAGCATCGCGGTGTGGCTGCCGGGCGGGGTGGTGTTCGTGGGGGACGTGGTGGCGAACGTGGGGGAGCTGAGCGTTGGGGTGTTCAATGTGGACAGTCGGTTGGCGGCGCGGTCGGTGGTGGGGTTGAGCGGGCTGGAGTTCGATGTGGTCTGTTTTGGGCACGGGCCGGCGTTGCGGTCGGGTGGGGCTGATCGGCTCCGCGAGCTGGCGGCGGGGCTGGCTGGCTGA